A region of the Gemmatimonadaceae bacterium genome:
GCAGGCGCAACGCCCCGTCGAAGGCGTGTGCCAGCACCGCGCGCGCGACCTCCTTGTCGGGCCCATCCGCGTTGAGGCGCGGCTTGATGCTTTCGAGATACCAGTCGGCGAGTTCGTTCCACACGAACCGGCGCGCGGCTTCGGCGTATTCGCTCAACCGCAGCCCCTTCGTGCGTTCGGCGTCGGTCCAGAGCCCGTTCTGCGCCGGACGCGCCGGGCCGAGCGCCGCTTCGCAGTCGGCGATGGCCACGTCGAGGCGCTCGAGGATCCAGCGATCGGCGGCCGCGAGCGCGCTCGGGTCGAGCTGCGCCACCGGCGTCACCGGGTCGCTTCCCACGCGCGAGAGCAGGAAGCGGCCGATGTTCCACAGCTTCGTGCAGAAGTTGCGGCCCGGCGCAAAGCTCTTTTCGAGGTCCGTGGGGTCGAGCATGACGTCCACGCCGAGCCCGAGCCCTGCCACCATGGTCCAGCGGAGCGCATCGGCGCCATAGAGCTTCACCACATCGAGTGGATCGATGCCGTTGCCCAGCGACTTGGACATCTTGCGATGCTGCATGTCGCGCACGGTGCCGTGCAGGTACACCGTATGAAACGGGGCCTTGCCCATGAACCAGCAGCCGCTCATCACCATGCGCGCAACCCAGAAGAACAGGATCTCGGGCGCGGTGACGAGCACATCGCCCGGGTAGAACGCGCGCAGGTCCGGGGTGTCATCGGGCCAGCCGAGCGTGGAGAATGGCCAGAGCCAGCTCGAGAACCACGTGTCGAGCACATCGTCATCCTGCCGCACACTCCCACCGCAGCCGGGGCAGGTACTCACATCGGTGCGCGACACGATCGGCGCCTGGCCACAGCTCGCGCTGCAGTACCACACCGGCACGCGATGGCCCCACCAGATCTGGCGCGAGATGTTCCAGTCACGGATCCCCTCGAGCCAGTTCACGTACACCGCTTCCCACCGCTCGGGGAGGATACGGAGCTCGCCCGTGCGGAGCGCCGCCAGCGCCTTGTCGGCGAGCGGCTGCATCTTCACGAACCACTGGTCGCTGAGGCGCGGCTCCACCACGGTGTCGCAGCGATAGCAATGCCGCACGCTGTGCTGGTGGTTCTCGATCTTCACCAGCGCACCTTCGGCCTCGAGCAGCTTCACGATGGCCTTGCGCGCCTCAAAGCGCTCGAGTCCGCGCAGCGAATCGGGCACGCGCCCGGCGGCCGCGTCCACTTCACGCACGATGCCTTCGGCGTCGATGATCACCGGCATCGCCAGCGCATGGCGCTTGCCGACCTCGAAGTCGTTTGCGTCGTGAGCAGGCGTGATCTTCACGGCACCCGAGCCGAAGGCCGGATCGGTGTAGCTGTCGCCGATGATCGGAATGCGCGCACCATTGATCGGCAGGATCACGTCCTGGCCGATCATCGCCTGATAGCGCTCGTCGTCGGGATTCACCGCCACGGCCACGTCGCCCAGCATCGTTTCCGGGCGCGTCGTGGCCACGGTGATCGCCTGCGACGGATCACTCGCCAGCGGGTAGCGCAGGTGATAGAGCTTGCCGTTCGTCTCGGTGAACTCCGCCTCTTCATCCGACAGTGACGTGCCGCAGCGCGGGCACCAGTGGATGACGCGATGGCCCTTGTACACCAGACCATCCTCGTACAGGCGCACGAACGTTTCGCGCACCGCGCGCGAGAGGGCCGGCGAGAAGGTGTAGGCGGTGCGCGTCCAGTCGGCGCTCGAGCCGATGGACTTGAGCTGATTCAGGATCTCGCCGCCCGTCTTGTCGACGAACTCGGCCACGCGCTGCACGAACGGCTCGCGCCCGAGATCGAAGCGCGTCTTCCCTTCGGCAGCGAGCTGCTTCTCGACCACGTTCTGCGTCGCGATGCCGGCATGGTCGGTGCCCGGCACCCAGAGCGCTTCGTCGCCGGCCATGCGCCGCCAGCGGATGAGCACGTCCTGCACGGTGTTGTTGAGCCCGTGGCCCATGTGCAGCACGGCCGTCACATTCGGCGGCGGAATTACGATCGTGAACGGCTCGCGAGTAGCGGCCTGTTCCGGTGACGCGGTAAAGACGCCGTGCTCGGTCCACCGGGGGTACCAGGCGGACTCGGTGGTCGAGGCGTCGTAGGTCGCGGGCAGCGAAGTGAGGTCGGGCGCAGTCATCCCTGAAAGGTAATCGGCACGACCGCCAACTCACTCCGGACCAGGCCGACCCCGGGCACCCCGCGGGCGAGCACCGTGGCGTACCGCTGCTCCTTGGCATCACGCACCCAACCGGTGAGGGTGACCCCGGCATCGTCGGCCGAGATATCAATCACCCGACGGGCCAGGATGGGATCGTTGCGGAAGGCCTCCAGTACCCGGCGCTCGATCTCGTCGTAATCCGCCGTAGTCGTGGTCGGCGTCGTGACCGATCCCGCCGGCGTGGGGTGGCGGCCGTGCAGGTGGAGGTGGGCGATGGCCTCGGGGGCGAGCTCCGAATCGTCATCGGCCAGCGTCTCGAACGACTGGGAGCGCCGTTCGTCGCCGCGCCAGCCATCGGGGCGATGCCGGCGTGCCTTGCGGCTGCCGAGGCGACCACGCAGGCCATCCAGCCCCCCCAGGCGGTCGGCGATCGCCACCCCCAGCAGCACGCCGCCGATGGCGCCGAGTGCCAGCAGCAGGGCCGCTTCCGTCCGTGGGCGCGTCCGCCCGCTCGATGTCCGAATTCGCGCCATCACGGTCTCCCGGCGCCACCGCGCCGGTATCTGGGTGTTTCAGAGGGGGCCACTCGCGCAGATCGGGCGGCCTTCACTTGGCGTAAGTATCGGTGACAGGATAAGTTGACAGGTCTTGACCGGTGCCAGCGCGCACCGGGCTCCCGTGAATCCTGCCGTACAATCCTGCCCGTCGATCGATGAGTGTTGGCCAGTCTTCCGCCACTGACGCCCCAATAGTCCTGACGCTTCCGGATGGTTCCACGCGCGAAGTCGCGCCCGGAACCCTGGCCCGCGACGTGGTGGGGACGATCGGCGCCCGTCTGCTGCAGGCCGCGCTCGCGGTCGCCGTGGACGGGGAGGTGCAGGACCTGATGACGCCACTCCGCAAGTCGGGCGCCTTCGTGGTCATCACCGACAAGGACCCGCGGGCCCTCGCGGTGCTGCGCCATTCCGGGGCCCACATCCTGGCCACGGCGGTCCGCCGTCTGCGTCCCGATGCGAAGATCGGCTTTGGTCCGGCCATTGATGATGGCTTCTACTACGACTTTGAGGTCGAGAAGCCCTTCACGCCCGAGGACCTCGCGGCCTTCGAAGCGGAAATGAAGAAGGTCGTGGCCGAGAAGTATCCGTTCGTGCGCGCGGAAGTGAACGTCGAGGAGGCCAAGAAGCTCTTCGCCGACGATCCCCTCAAGCTCGAGCGCCTCGCCGACTTCGAGGGGACGGACGAGATCATCTCGACCTATACGGACGGGCCGTTCATCGACCTGTGCCGTGGCCCGCACGTGCCCGACACGTCGCATCTCAAGCACTTCAAGCTCCTGCACACGGCCGGCGCCTACTGGCGCGGCGATGTGAAGCGCCAGATGCTGCAGCGCATCTACGCGACGGCCTTCTTCAAGAAGGACGAGCTCGAGACGCACCTCCACAACCTCGAAGAGGCCAAGAAGCGCGACCACCGTGTGCTCGGCAAGTCGCTCGGCCTCTTCCAGATCTTCCCGCAGGCGCCGGGCGCCGCGTTTTGGACGCCCAAGGGCACGACGTTGTACAACACGCTCGAGGCCTACGTGCGCGAGCGGCAGAAGGAGGCGTTCCAGGAGATCAAGACGCCGCTGCTGTACAACAAGAAGCTCTGGGAGCAGTCGGGGCATTGGGGCAAGTACAAGGAGAACATGTTCCTCGTGCTCGACAACGAGACGGGCGAGCATGACATGTCCCTCAAGCCCATGAACTGCCCGTCGCACCACGTGCTGTACGCGAGCGAGAAGCATTCGTATCGCGAACTGCCGGTGCGCTTCGT
Encoded here:
- a CDS encoding BON domain-containing protein — its product is MARIRTSSGRTRPRTEAALLLALGAIGGVLLGVAIADRLGGLDGLRGRLGSRKARRHRPDGWRGDERRSQSFETLADDDSELAPEAIAHLHLHGRHPTPAGSVTTPTTTTADYDEIERRVLEAFRNDPILARRVIDISADDAGVTLTGWVRDAKEQRYATVLARGVPGVGLVRSELAVVPITFQG
- the thrS gene encoding threonine--tRNA ligase — protein: MSVGQSSATDAPIVLTLPDGSTREVAPGTLARDVVGTIGARLLQAALAVAVDGEVQDLMTPLRKSGAFVVITDKDPRALAVLRHSGAHILATAVRRLRPDAKIGFGPAIDDGFYYDFEVEKPFTPEDLAAFEAEMKKVVAEKYPFVRAEVNVEEAKKLFADDPLKLERLADFEGTDEIISTYTDGPFIDLCRGPHVPDTSHLKHFKLLHTAGAYWRGDVKRQMLQRIYATAFFKKDELETHLHNLEEAKKRDHRVLGKSLGLFQIFPQAPGAAFWTPKGTTLYNTLEAYVRERQKEAFQEIKTPLLYNKKLWEQSGHWGKYKENMFLVLDNETGEHDMSLKPMNCPSHHVLYASEKHSYRELPVRFVTFDVLHRNELSGALSGLTRVRQFSQDDCHVYLREDQIESEVKFLMDFILGYYDSFGLKATLKFATRPEQRIGSDELWDRAEAALKAALESTGRPYEMKEGDGAFYGPKIDFDVTDSIGRAWQLGTIQLDYNAPERFDLTYTGEDNAPHRPVVIHRAVSGSFERFIAILIEHFAGAFPVWLAPEQVRVIPIAIDYNEHAQALVTRMKALGIRATLDARNETLNYRVREGEVEKVPYMCVIGRREAEEQTVALRTRGAGKKQDVMSQDAFIERLMHEVQTRALAPFAAPADAAAAEASA
- a CDS encoding valine--tRNA ligase, producing the protein MTAPDLTSLPATYDASTTESAWYPRWTEHGVFTASPEQAATREPFTIVIPPPNVTAVLHMGHGLNNTVQDVLIRWRRMAGDEALWVPGTDHAGIATQNVVEKQLAAEGKTRFDLGREPFVQRVAEFVDKTGGEILNQLKSIGSSADWTRTAYTFSPALSRAVRETFVRLYEDGLVYKGHRVIHWCPRCGTSLSDEEAEFTETNGKLYHLRYPLASDPSQAITVATTRPETMLGDVAVAVNPDDERYQAMIGQDVILPINGARIPIIGDSYTDPAFGSGAVKITPAHDANDFEVGKRHALAMPVIIDAEGIVREVDAAAGRVPDSLRGLERFEARKAIVKLLEAEGALVKIENHQHSVRHCYRCDTVVEPRLSDQWFVKMQPLADKALAALRTGELRILPERWEAVYVNWLEGIRDWNISRQIWWGHRVPVWYCSASCGQAPIVSRTDVSTCPGCGGSVRQDDDVLDTWFSSWLWPFSTLGWPDDTPDLRAFYPGDVLVTAPEILFFWVARMVMSGCWFMGKAPFHTVYLHGTVRDMQHRKMSKSLGNGIDPLDVVKLYGADALRWTMVAGLGLGVDVMLDPTDLEKSFAPGRNFCTKLWNIGRFLLSRVGSDPVTPVAQLDPSALAAADRWILERLDVAIADCEAALGPARPAQNGLWTDAERTKGLRLSEYAEAARRFVWNELADWYLESIKPRLNADGPDKEVARAVLAHAFDGALRLLQPIVPFITEALWQKLPQTPAGAFLAQASWPVASGVPAGRGRDFELVREAVQAIRQVRAEYNVNPGAWVDAVLVAPEALRGVLEAQAATVSSLARAKAVVGAAPGGAAAQVLLSNGIELVVPLAGMIDLEKEKQRLQTELAQLEKQTVALAGRLANESFVSKAPPALVEAERAKLVDWQARAEQLRAKLAAFGA